One genomic window of Nitrospirota bacterium includes the following:
- a CDS encoding Glu/Leu/Phe/Val dehydrogenase: METNHDRIHHDERELRSLAMTELQTVYADLGLKQEELDLLSTPRRSFTVSFPVKMTTGRTQMHTGYRVQYNDARGPAKGGIRFHPGMDEEHASELALLMALKCAVVNIPFGGAKGGVAVNPMELSKRDLELVTRGYIRAIADHIGPFKDIPAPDVYTDEQIMAWVLDEYERIKREHVPAVVTGKPPALGGIRARRYSTALGGVHVLEQAMKEKGMKAHGSRVAVQGFGNVGGNAARMLHYWGYTVVAVSDATGAIMDPGGIDVPSLRHHKAKTGSVAGFEGARTISPAELLAIDCEILIPAALSNQLDANNAHDVKAKIVLELANAPLTAQADEILFNRDILVIPDILANAGGVVVSYFEWSQNLSNETWPEEKVLERLKLIMTAAFNDVNDHCREAKCRMRKAAYELAVKRILTVEKLRGNL; this comes from the coding sequence ATGGAAACAAACCACGACCGTATCCACCATGACGAAAGAGAACTTCGCAGTCTCGCCATGACCGAATTGCAGACCGTCTACGCCGACCTCGGTCTCAAGCAGGAGGAACTCGACCTTCTGTCCACGCCCCGGCGGTCCTTTACGGTGAGCTTTCCCGTGAAGATGACCACGGGCAGGACCCAGATGCATACGGGTTATCGCGTGCAGTACAATGATGCGCGCGGCCCTGCCAAGGGAGGCATTCGCTTTCATCCCGGGATGGACGAAGAGCATGCGAGCGAACTGGCCCTCCTCATGGCGCTCAAGTGCGCGGTGGTGAACATCCCCTTCGGAGGGGCAAAGGGGGGTGTTGCGGTCAATCCCATGGAACTTTCGAAGCGCGATCTCGAACTGGTTACGCGCGGGTATATCCGGGCCATCGCGGACCACATTGGGCCGTTCAAGGATATCCCCGCGCCCGACGTGTACACCGATGAGCAGATCATGGCGTGGGTACTTGACGAGTATGAGCGGATCAAGCGTGAGCACGTTCCCGCCGTGGTCACGGGAAAACCCCCTGCGCTGGGCGGCATCAGGGCGCGAAGGTACTCGACCGCGCTGGGCGGCGTCCATGTGCTTGAGCAGGCCATGAAGGAAAAGGGCATGAAAGCGCACGGGAGCCGTGTTGCGGTCCAAGGGTTCGGCAACGTGGGCGGGAATGCCGCACGCATGCTCCATTACTGGGGCTACACGGTCGTGGCCGTGAGCGACGCGACCGGAGCCATCATGGACCCGGGGGGGATCGATGTCCCTTCGCTCAGACATCACAAGGCCAAGACCGGCAGCGTCGCCGGCTTCGAAGGCGCAAGAACCATTTCCCCTGCAGAGCTTCTTGCCATTGACTGTGAGATCCTGATACCAGCGGCTCTCTCGAACCAGCTCGACGCGAATAATGCCCATGACGTGAAGGCAAAGATCGTCCTCGAGCTCGCGAACGCGCCGCTCACCGCGCAAGCCGATGAAATTCTCTTCAACAGGGACATTCTGGTCATCCCCGATATTCTCGCCAACGCAGGCGGCGTCGTGGTGAGCTATTTCGAATGGAGTCAGAATTTAAGCAACGAGACCTGGCCGGAAGAAAAAGTACTTGAACGGCTGAAGCTGATCATGACCGCGGCGTTCAACGACGTCAATGACCACTGCCGCGAAGCAAAGTGCCGGATGCGGAAGGCCGCCTACGAGTTGGCGGTGAAACGGATCTTGACCGTGGAAAAACTGCGCGGTAATCTGTAA
- a CDS encoding DUF523 and DUF1722 domain-containing protein, with protein MNREKIKLGISSCLLGNPVRYDGGHKLDHFLSDTLGQYVEWVPVCPEVECGLPIPREAMHLVGDPEKPRLITILTNVDHSARMKIWAKKKVAELEKTGLCGFVFKSRSPSSGMRGVKIYTEAGIPNAIGSGLFAKAFMEKFPLLPVEDEGRLHDPGIRENFIERIFVYRRWQEYVKADGSLRGLVSFHTAHKLLLMSHSLKHYTELGKLVAAGKTFRKEKLHTRYREMLFEGLRFLATVKKNTNVLQHMAGYFKDKLSADEKKELQDVITNYHRELVPLIVPITLLQHHVRKYNVEYLNQQVYLNPHPLELMLRNHI; from the coding sequence ATGAATAGGGAAAAGATAAAACTCGGCATCAGTTCCTGTCTGCTCGGCAATCCGGTCCGCTATGACGGCGGCCACAAGCTCGACCATTTCCTGTCCGATACCCTCGGCCAGTATGTGGAATGGGTGCCGGTATGCCCCGAGGTTGAATGCGGCCTGCCGATCCCGCGCGAGGCCATGCACTTGGTGGGCGACCCGGAGAAGCCCCGGCTCATCACGATCCTGACCAACGTGGACCACTCGGCGCGCATGAAAATCTGGGCAAAGAAAAAAGTCGCGGAGCTGGAAAAAACGGGCCTCTGCGGCTTTGTGTTCAAGAGCCGGTCGCCCAGCTCGGGCATGCGCGGGGTCAAGATCTACACTGAGGCAGGCATCCCGAACGCCATTGGCTCCGGGCTCTTCGCCAAAGCGTTCATGGAGAAGTTTCCCCTCCTCCCCGTGGAAGATGAGGGCAGGCTGCATGATCCCGGGATCCGGGAGAACTTCATCGAACGGATCTTCGTCTATCGACGCTGGCAGGAATATGTCAAGGCGGACGGATCTCTCAGGGGGCTGGTCTCATTTCACACGGCACACAAGCTCCTGCTGATGTCCCACAGCCTGAAGCATTACACCGAACTGGGGAAGCTGGTCGCCGCGGGGAAAACGTTCCGCAAAGAAAAACTGCACACGCGCTATCGGGAAATGCTGTTTGAAGGCCTCAGGTTCCTGGCCACGGTAAAGAAGAACACCAACGTGCTGCAGCACATGGCCGGTTACTTCAAGGATAAGCTCTCAGCAGATGAGAAGAAGGAACTGCAGGACGTCATCACGAACTACCACCGGGAACTGGTGCCGCTCATCGTTCCGATCACCCTGCTGCAGCACCATGTCCGCAAGTACAACGTCGAGTACCTTAACCAGCAGGTCTACCTGAACCCCCATCCACTGGAGCTGATGCTCCGGAACCACATATAG
- a CDS encoding class II fumarate hydratase translates to MPDYRIEKDSLGEVKVPVDALYGAQTQRAVENFPVSGMRFPRVFIRTLGLIKAVAAEVNVGLGMLDPTVAHAVHLSALEVADGKWDDHFPLDIFQTGSATSTNMNANEVIANRATQMLGPSAKPVHPNNDVNMGQSSNDVIPAAIHVSAYIQTHEVLIPSLRHLYIMLKKREGEFGYLVKTGRTHLMDAMPIKLSQEISGWAFQVGQSIERIESALPRLAKLAIGGTAVGTGVNAPKDFGKIVAGRLAGRTKLPFVETDNHFAAQATMDTAVELSGHLKTTASSFMKMANDLRWMNSGPIAGLGEISLPSLQPGSSIMPGKVNPVMCEMMMMVCAQVTGNDAAITIANQHGNFELNVMLPVIAHNLLQSITLLGNASRLLADKAIAGFTVNQERIAGLVDKNPILVTALNPVIGYDKAAQIAKKAYAEGRALKDVAAEMTGMSKEELNKLLDPKKMTEGGTAE, encoded by the coding sequence ATGCCTGACTACCGCATCGAAAAAGACTCCCTTGGTGAAGTAAAGGTCCCCGTGGACGCGCTCTACGGGGCACAGACCCAGCGCGCGGTGGAAAACTTCCCCGTGAGCGGCATGCGGTTCCCCCGCGTCTTTATCCGGACGCTCGGGCTCATCAAGGCGGTCGCGGCGGAGGTGAACGTGGGACTGGGCATGCTCGACCCCACGGTCGCGCATGCCGTTCATCTCTCCGCCCTCGAAGTTGCGGACGGCAAATGGGATGACCACTTCCCGCTTGATATCTTCCAGACCGGCTCGGCAACATCCACGAACATGAACGCCAACGAGGTGATCGCGAATCGCGCCACGCAGATGCTCGGCCCTTCGGCGAAGCCGGTCCACCCGAACAACGACGTGAACATGGGCCAGTCCTCGAATGATGTCATCCCCGCCGCGATCCATGTGAGCGCCTACATTCAGACACATGAAGTGCTCATCCCCTCGCTCAGGCATCTTTATATCATGCTGAAAAAACGTGAGGGTGAATTTGGGTACCTCGTAAAAACGGGCCGCACACACCTGATGGATGCAATGCCGATCAAGCTCAGCCAGGAGATCAGCGGATGGGCCTTCCAGGTCGGGCAGAGTATCGAGCGCATCGAATCCGCGCTGCCCCGCCTTGCAAAGCTCGCGATCGGTGGAACTGCCGTGGGCACCGGCGTCAACGCGCCGAAGGATTTCGGAAAGATCGTCGCCGGCAGGCTTGCCGGCCGCACCAAACTGCCCTTTGTGGAAACAGACAACCACTTCGCCGCCCAGGCGACCATGGACACGGCCGTGGAACTGAGCGGACATCTGAAAACTACCGCCTCTTCCTTCATGAAGATGGCGAACGACCTGCGCTGGATGAACAGCGGCCCGATCGCGGGGCTCGGCGAGATATCACTGCCGTCGCTCCAGCCCGGGTCGAGCATCATGCCCGGCAAGGTAAACCCGGTCATGTGCGAGATGATGATGATGGTCTGCGCCCAGGTCACCGGGAATGATGCCGCCATTACGATCGCCAACCAGCATGGCAATTTCGAGTTGAACGTCATGCTGCCCGTCATCGCCCATAACCTGCTCCAGTCCATCACCCTGCTCGGGAATGCATCCCGGCTTCTTGCTGACAAGGCAATAGCAGGCTTCACTGTTAATCAGGAACGTATTGCAGGCTTGGTGGACAAGAACCCCATACTCGTGACAGCGCTGAACCCCGTCATCGGCTATGACAAGGCCGCGCAGATCGCGAAGAAGGCGTATGCAGAGGGCCGCGCTCTCAAGGACGTTGCCGCTGAGATGACGGGGATGTCGAAGGAAGAATTAAATAAATTGCTCGATCCGAAGAAGATGACCGAAGGCGGGACAGCAGAATAA
- a CDS encoding NAD-dependent malic enzyme encodes MKHPIPPPSPSYSITIRVEIENRIGMFAKIATAISSAGGDMGAVDIVGVGKGTIFRDITVNARNEEHEQAIVKAITSLRGVKVLRSLDRTFTAHEGGKIEIRNKLPVRDRNDLSKVYTPGVARVCMDIHQHREHTYRYTMKGNSVAVISDGTAVLGLGNIGPEAGLPVMEGKAMIFKEFANINAFPLVLATKDVEGIISTVKNIAPAFGGINLEDISAPRCFEIESRLRGLLDIPVFHDDQHGTAVVVLAALINVARLLKRDLKKFRIVIVGAGAAGSATAKILLASGVRDIIVCDRVGALYAGRKPDMDPYKGALAKSTNPRKVTGSISDAMKGSHVFIGVSAPNVITAHDIKRMAKDPIVFALANPEPEISPEEAMPLVRIMATGRSDYPNQINNMLCFPGMFRGLLDVRARGVNEAVKLAAAKAIAHTVKTGELHEDYIIPSIFDRTVVASVAAAVAETAKKTGLARL; translated from the coding sequence ATGAAACATCCCATACCCCCTCCCAGTCCGAGCTACAGCATTACGATACGGGTGGAGATCGAGAACAGGATCGGCATGTTCGCGAAAATCGCCACGGCCATCAGCAGCGCCGGCGGCGATATGGGCGCGGTTGACATCGTCGGCGTCGGCAAGGGCACGATCTTCCGCGACATTACCGTGAACGCCCGTAACGAGGAGCACGAGCAGGCGATCGTGAAGGCAATCACGAGCCTGCGCGGCGTGAAGGTCCTCAGATCCCTGGACCGCACATTCACGGCCCATGAGGGCGGGAAGATCGAGATCAGGAACAAGCTCCCCGTGCGCGACCGGAACGATCTGTCCAAAGTCTACACACCGGGCGTCGCGCGGGTCTGCATGGATATCCATCAGCACCGGGAGCACACGTACCGGTACACCATGAAGGGAAATTCCGTCGCCGTGATAAGCGACGGGACCGCGGTCCTTGGTCTGGGCAACATCGGGCCTGAGGCCGGGCTGCCGGTCATGGAAGGCAAGGCCATGATCTTCAAGGAGTTCGCGAACATCAATGCCTTCCCCCTCGTGCTGGCGACCAAAGACGTGGAGGGGATCATCTCCACGGTCAAGAACATCGCGCCGGCCTTCGGCGGCATCAACCTCGAGGACATTTCCGCGCCCCGCTGTTTTGAGATAGAATCCCGGCTCCGGGGTCTGCTCGACATCCCGGTGTTCCATGACGACCAGCACGGCACTGCCGTGGTTGTGCTGGCCGCGCTCATCAATGTCGCGAGGTTGCTCAAGCGCGACCTGAAAAAGTTCAGGATCGTGATCGTCGGCGCGGGAGCCGCCGGTTCGGCGACCGCGAAGATACTCCTGGCCTCGGGGGTGAGGGACATTATCGTGTGTGACAGGGTCGGCGCGCTGTACGCGGGCAGAAAGCCGGATATGGACCCCTATAAAGGCGCGCTGGCGAAATCCACGAACCCGCGAAAAGTGACGGGCAGCATATCCGATGCCATGAAGGGATCGCATGTTTTCATCGGGGTATCGGCTCCCAATGTAATCACCGCGCATGACATCAAGAGAATGGCGAAAGACCCGATCGTATTCGCACTCGCCAATCCCGAGCCCGAGATCTCGCCTGAGGAGGCCATGCCGCTGGTGCGGATCATGGCAACAGGACGGTCGGACTACCCGAACCAGATAAACAATATGCTTTGTTTCCCCGGCATGTTCCGGGGATTGCTCGATGTGCGGGCGCGCGGCGTAAACGAGGCGGTGAAGCTCGCCGCCGCCAAAGCCATCGCCCACACGGTCAAGACCGGGGAGCTGCATGAGGACTATATTATCCCGAGCATTTTCGACCGCACGGTGGTTGCATCCGTGGCAGCTGCCGTGGCCGAGACAGCGAAGAAGACGGGTTTGGCAAGATTATAG
- a CDS encoding porin family protein: MKMKRLRGCISIIIAMVLFFAANCVEAAEWRFPVGLTYVSGIDNVLDVYKNNLEVKGYIVDTKLLTSVGLSFQPYVQFSSGLGIGFTFGPAMIVSSTDSDFTAIPAGLDLRYTPLTDSWASPYIRAGIKKYFASGDYVKSSSPGFYGSFGLEFARTKRVGWGIEVTYDTAEITLDKYTRRTTTSYTSTYTISEVKVRPGETQATIFIVF, encoded by the coding sequence ATGAAGATGAAACGTCTAAGAGGGTGTATAAGCATCATCATTGCCATGGTATTGTTCTTTGCAGCAAACTGTGTTGAGGCCGCTGAGTGGAGATTTCCCGTGGGCTTGACCTACGTTTCAGGTATAGACAACGTTCTAGATGTATACAAAAACAACTTAGAGGTTAAAGGGTATATTGTCGACACGAAACTGTTGACGTCTGTCGGTTTATCGTTTCAGCCCTACGTTCAATTTTCGAGCGGTCTTGGAATCGGATTCACGTTTGGTCCGGCCATGATTGTATCATCAACCGACTCTGATTTCACCGCAATTCCCGCGGGCCTTGATTTGCGCTATACTCCGTTGACCGACTCGTGGGCTTCACCCTATATCCGTGCGGGAATAAAAAAGTACTTTGCGAGCGGAGATTACGTTAAAAGTTCATCACCGGGCTTCTACGGCTCATTCGGTCTGGAGTTTGCCCGAACCAAAAGAGTGGGATGGGGAATCGAGGTGACCTACGATACTGCGGAAATCACCCTGGACAAATACACAAGGCGCACGACGACTTCATATACTTCGACATACACTATTAGCGAGGTAAAAGTGCGGCCTGGTGAAACACAAGCCACTATTTTCATCGTTTTTTGA
- a CDS encoding outer membrane beta-barrel protein: protein MLGKRLSLVLITLLFSLAVSYARAEMRTGLELGLFGGSVTANAGIQQNVDGGHRIATNITNGNIYGLRVGGNFNSNFGIEIAIADAGTRYNAYLFDAGGTERSSEENTSIGLININALLQFPIGRIVPFVTVGTGKSMFIDYNLSTTNYGAGVKIFLTRNVFLRADFKKYIVNGDHELEEIVDIRNGIYYVVPYAFSDQIQLKEISLGISILF, encoded by the coding sequence ATGTTGGGAAAACGACTATCTTTAGTTCTGATAACGCTGTTGTTCTCACTTGCGGTTTCCTACGCACGGGCGGAAATGCGGACGGGCTTAGAGCTTGGGCTCTTTGGCGGGTCAGTAACCGCTAATGCTGGAATACAGCAAAATGTCGACGGCGGTCACAGAATTGCCACTAACATTACGAACGGCAACATCTACGGTTTAAGAGTCGGCGGCAACTTCAATAGTAATTTCGGAATAGAAATAGCGATCGCAGACGCAGGAACTAGGTACAACGCATATCTTTTTGACGCGGGGGGCACCGAAAGATCCTCCGAAGAAAACACCAGCATTGGACTTATCAACATCAATGCGCTGCTACAGTTTCCCATAGGCCGTATAGTTCCCTTTGTGACGGTGGGTACGGGCAAATCAATGTTTATAGATTACAATTTATCAACGACAAACTACGGGGCCGGAGTGAAGATATTCCTTACGCGCAACGTCTTTCTGCGGGCAGATTTTAAAAAATACATCGTGAATGGCGACCACGAACTCGAAGAAATAGTAGACATTAGAAACGGAATCTATTATGTCGTCCCCTACGCGTTCAGTGACCAGATACAGCTCAAAGAAATAAGTTTGGGAATATCGATATTGTTCTAA